In Myxosarcina sp. GI1, the genomic window AGCTACAGTCTCAAATGCAGCATTTAACCGCTCCCTCTAGCGAGTTATCCACCGAAGATTTGTCCCTTAAAGTCTTTCAAGGAATCGATCGCACTCAACGCCGCAAAAAGGTTGTAGTTTGGAGCGGCAGCGCGATCGCAGCAGCTTTTATTGCCTTAATATCTGGTATAGTTCCAGGTTCTAATTCTCCTGCCCTTAAACTGGTAAAATCTCCTTCTGTCAAATCGCCTATTATGTTAGCAGTAGCAGTTGACAAACCAGCAGTAAAAATACCAAAAGCCGCTGTAGCCAC contains:
- a CDS encoding anti-sigma factor, with the protein product MTSDFDRDRRDNSEENNACGDLDCFELLSAYLDGELSPAERNEIQRRLDSEPETQKMYARLLQLQSQMQHLTAPSSELSTEDLSLKVFQGIDRTQRRKKVVVWSGSAIAAAFIALISGIVPGSNSPALKLVKSPSVKSPIMLAVAVDKPAVKIPKAAVATPQDD